A stretch of DNA from Montipora capricornis isolate CH-2021 chromosome 1, ASM3666992v2, whole genome shotgun sequence:
TACTTTACAAAGTGAACTGACAGTTTGGTGATATTTTTTACCTACCCAGTCttggaagcaaaatgttttgcCACCAAACCTTACAGCCTAATTATCGTTGTAATGATAAagaggtttttttaatttttcaagacAACCTAGTTAACTTGTATTAATTTGTCTTCaagaaaattgttgaaaatttgCTTCATCTTCCTCAGCAATTTCAGTCAGGGTGCctaaaaaatagatttttaaagagaCATGATTAATGTTGATAAGTTAATAAAATGGTAGTTTCAGAATGGCCAATTTACATGAAAATTAACTACCCTAAGCCAATTCACTTCTACTTTTATTTCTAAGACCAAGAACTTACAAGCTTTGCAAATGAACCTGCCTTCACCAGTTGACCCAGGGATGGCAGAACGAATTTTGCATTGGGGgaggagtggggggggggggggagctaACAAGCAAGCGCCGGAGACACTAACTTGTAGGGTGTTCTGGGGGaattctccgccagaaaattttgaaatcttgaagctcagaaatgctactttcagcattctTGGCAAGAtatcaaaaaataaacatggatcaaccgtaaaaactgttttaaaatatttcttttttgcttgaaattggcCTAAGATGACAGTCAGTGTGAGAATCTCAcacaagaacaataataatacttacCTTCTGGTGGCGATAAATCAACTGGCTCATTGGTGAAGTCTTCATCAAAGTTGGACACATCTGTTTCAGACTTGACCACTGGTTTAAAAGGAGGCTTTATCTGCAAAGTAATGTACactaaattaatgtaaatgcaATTTCTACTCCCATAAACTTAAAACTCCCTGAGATACTcccgttgacaagtaaaattatctggcgttagacaagtGAAATCTGTTACGCCTCACTCCCAGGGATCAAGTGGTTAAACTTAATATCATTAGCACATACATGTTAAATGTAGAAGCTTTATCAAACCTAACAATGCAATTAGCAGATTTAGCACAAACTCTCTCTGTCGACAAAATCTTGCAgaattttttccaaaacaaacaaGTTAATCCAAAAGACTTgagattataatgtttcttacCCTTTTATGAAAGATATCATCCCAATTAATTGTGTGAAAGAATTGATGATTCATGACTTCCTTTGCATCATCAGGACTTCCACCAAGCCTGCAGCACATTACAAAAAATTACTCGATGCCAGGGACGTGTTTGGTCGCTGGGTTGTAGATGATTCTAAGAGCGTACTGCAAGGAGACAATGAGGCGTTTCCtgtaaaaaataacaacaaaaaaggacaaaagttCAGATCAAATCTTCCTACCGGAGGGTAGTGAGACTATATTAGAGCTCTTTACCGTCCGGATATTTGTTGGttgtagccaaaacgcgggccCGGAGtccttttttttccccatttgtttgaatttttgtcgCTATTCtgctgtactgttattttcgaatgaccggcatctgtACTTCATTTAGCGtggaaattagtaaaaaaacaattaaggaaCCTACCGAAGGtatgaaagctcttaagggacatcatggttttttgttttctcaaatcGTACTTcgttttcttgtgttttaaaatccaagtttctttttccgaGCACCTGACCTTGTCTTTTTGAAAagtggagtttgtttttctctttttcgaaaTTACGGCCCTGTTTAaaggcaggtagggtaaccctagaaCTCAGACAGGGCTACCCTAGCGCCatggtaaccctagctgccttgtaaacacgttgataaagaagaagaaatgtgtAAGTGCTAGCCAACTAAAGTAACCCTCTTGCTACGGTAACCCTTGCACTTAGCCTACCCTCCCTAATTTTAAAAAGGGTGTAAcagcaatttgagaaattgctgaaattggaaATTATGGAATAGTATGCAAGTGCTGGAGACACTGGGGTCTCGCTcagctccacactttaaaaaatGGCACTATAATGTTTCCttcgtaaaaaaataaaacaccaTAATCACAGTTCTGCGATGGttgtcacgcagtcacgcaacattctcatttgcttgtttgttcctGCTGTTTTCGATCTTGTTCTCTGACTTTCCTTTCAAACAGTTTGTACTAAAGTCAGAGTGGTACAGGAAGTTGCCAGCCAACTCTATTCCGATGTcatgggatcgaatccaattttacgataaaaaacacaacatttagaacagttttgtgaaaacaagcaaatgagaatgttGCATGACGACCATAGTGGAACTGTATTGCGCGCAAAGTTTTTACAtactaaacattaaaatgtggagctccgCGAGTCTccagtgtctctaggagttagcatatattccccacaaaaactccaattcaagtcggaaattctcttaatttggaaaaacaaactaagatGTCCGTTTTGGAACTTTAGTATGTTCCTTATTTTTTGACTGATTGTCacaataaatgaaagaaaggtGGCGAACATTCTTTGTGCAAGAGAATAACGACACACCCCGACCCTGGCCccacgttttggctactaccataTTTGTTAAACAACGTTTTCCCGTTGTCAAGAAGAAATCAGAAACATTTCTCTCCAACGTCCCTGCAAAACTGCAATGTGGACAGCGAGGACTCACGGTATTTTTTTGTGCTGGTTCATCTGCACTTAATATTAGGCACTCTTTTCCTCTCTTTCAAGCTAACACGCAACCGGGAGTTACGATAGCTAATAACGCGGCTTTTTTAATAATCAACACTGAGCTTCCATGCCTAAAATTAGgatttcctttgttcaaatacatgattgtacaccacggtgtaaaatgtaaaagatGAAATACTTACTCGATGGCAGGGACGTGTTTGGTCGTTGGGTTGTAGATGATTCTAAGAGCGTACTGCAAGGAGACAATAAGGCGTTTCCtgtaaaaaataacaacaaaggaGAAAAGTTCTTATCTAATCTTTCTACCGGAGGGTAGCGAGACTATATTAGAGCTCTTTACCGTCCGGATATTTGTTAGttgtagccaaaacgcgggccCGGGGTCCTTTTtttcccccattttttttttttgtttgaatttttgtcgCTATTCtgctgtactgttattttcgaatgaccggcatctgtccttcatttaggGTGGATATTagtaaaaaaaagttaaggAACCTACCGAAGGtatgaaagctcttaagggACATCATGGTTTTTTTGTCTTCTCTTGAATCGTACTTcgttttcttgtgttttaaaatccaagTTTCTTTTACCGAGCACCTGACCTTGTCTTTGTGAAAagtggagtttgtttttctctttttccaaaTTACGGCCCTGTTTAAAGGCAGGTAGGGTGACCCTAGCACTCACACAGGGctaccctagcgccagggtaaccctagctgccttgtaaacacgttgataaagaagaagaaatgtgtAAGTGCTAGCCAACTAAAGTAACCCTCTTGCTACAATAACCCTTGCACTTAGCCTACCCTCCCTAATTGTAAAAAGGGTGTAACAGCAATTTGAGAGATTGCTGAAATTGGAAATTATGGAATAGTATGCAAGTGCTGGAGACACTGGGGTCTCGTtcagctccacattttaaaaaatggcactgtaatgtttacttcataaaaaaaaaaacaaacagaatcACAGTTCTACGATGGTCGTCATGCAGTCACGCaacattctcatttgcttgtttgttcgtgttgttttCGATCTTGTTGTCTGACTTTCCTTACAAACAGTTTGTACTAAAGTCAGAGTGGTACAGGAAGTTGCCAGCCAACTCTATTCCGACGTcatgggatcgaatccaattttacgatACAACATttagaacaattttgtgaaaacaagcaaatgagaatgttGCATGACGACCATAGTGGAACTGTATTGCGCgcaaagtttttacaaactaaacattaaaatgtggttttaaaatgtggagctcagcgagtctccagtgtctctaggagttagcgtatattccccacaaaaactccaattcaagtcggaaattctcttaatttggaaaaacaaactaagatGTCCCTTTTGCACCTTCAGTatgttccttatttttttgactGATTGCCacaataaatgaaggaaaggtgCCGAACATTCTTTGtgcaagagaataacgagacaccccgaccctggccccacgttttggctactaccatatttgttaaacaactttttcccgttgtcaagaagaaaacagaaacatttcTCTCCAACGTCCCTGCAAAACTGCAATGTGGACAGCAAGGACTTACTGTATTTTGTTGTGCTGTTTCATTTGCACTTAATATTaggcactctttccctttctttgaagctaacacGCAACTGGAACTAACCATGGCTAATAACTCGGCTTTTTTAATAATCAACACTGAGCTTCCATGCTTAAAATTAGgatttcctttgttcaaatacatgattgtacaccacggtgtaaaatgtaaaagatGAAATACTTACTCGATGCCAGGGACGTGTTTGGTCGTTGGGTTGTAGATGATTTTAAGAGCGTACTACAAGAAGATAATGAGGCGTTTCCTGTACAAAATAACAACACAAAAGGAGGAAAGTTCAGATTAAATCTTCCTACCGGAGAGTAGGGACTATATTACAGCTCTTTACCATACGGATATTTGTTGGTTGTAGCCAAAACGCAAGCCCggggtcctttttttttcccattttttctttgtttgaattaTTGTCGCTATTCcgctgtactgttattttcgaatgaccggcatATGTACTTCATTTAGCGtggaaattagtaaaaaaacaattaaggaaCCTACCGAAGGtatgaaagctcttaagggacatcatggttttttgttttctcaaatcGTACTTcgttttcttgtgttttaaaatccaagtttctttttccgaGCACCCGACCTTGTCTTTGTGAAAAgtagagtttgtttttctctttttcgaaaTTACGGTCCTGTTTAAAGGCAGGTAGGATAACCCTAGCACTAGGACAGGGCCCCGTACGAAAATTTATAGTCTGACATGGCAAGAATCCGGCCTGATTCTCGCCATAAAGTAATTTTTGAGGCGTGACTTGAACGAGACAAAGCGAGAAATCAGATTTGTCCCGCCACGGCAATCGAGCGAGACATATGTTCTGAGCGGTAATAAGGCCAAAATTTAGCGTGACCGAGCGAGACAGATACTGAAGATGAACGTGTCATTTGTCAGGCTACCGAGAATGGAACGAAAGATCAGCGTGATAAATTCATTTTGGGTTTGGAGTTATTATATGGCGTTTGTCCTGTTTGTGGATGAGCGATAATATGGCTTGCTTTTAGCGTGTTTCGAATGCAACAAGAAATCTGACACGGGTGAGCTGCCCTTCGTGGCCTCGTGACGATATCGCATGTTTACATTCAGTCTGCATTATTAACTGTCTTAGCTGTCCGCCCAATTTCCAACGTTAATCTAGTTTTAGAGTGttctactgaaaaaaaaaaacgaattccAAGCAAGGAATAAAAACGCGGCATGGACCTAAAAAAAATAGAGAAATTTCGTCTCGTGAATCGGACACAATGCCGATACCCAAGACACCTTTGCAATCTCTCGCACTCATGAAAAGAATCATTTTTAAATATTCAACAAAGTATTACAGATGGTGTAAATGGCGTTTTGTTTGCGGATGAGTATATTCCTTATATCATTTTGAAATTGATTTACCGCAGGTGAAATTGATTTACCGCATTTCACAACGACGTTTGTTCGAGTCTTGTTCAGCTCtcaatttattgtttttcaatTGACTGATCGTCGATTTTTGTTGGCAAAAGTGATGTCTttcgaatggaaaatggccctGTTTTGCGTTTTACTCACCGGAAAACATTTATTCCTctcattttcttattttttgatGCAGCGAGAAGgggaatatacatgtatataagtgaaaattttacattaaatttactctacatacatgtaatggTTTTAGCCGAAAACTTATTCTgtgtaaattaaattaacaataatatattatataattgtttattatatactgACATTCAATTTAGCCGTAAATCAAGAAGCGAAAGTAATTCTCAAATGTCGGAAATTAAACATGAAGCAGAAGCGAGTGCATTTCAGTTGGAAACACTCGTTGTAATCTTGTAAAACACCTCACTGTTGACATAGCTATTGTCTGCGCTGAAACCAAcaataaaaccaaaacaatgaaaagacaatgaTCCAACTCATCATACACACTAATTATTCTTCGATGCTCGTATTATGAATGGAGACAAGTTTGTGCGCAATTTTCTTATGCTCTTTTCACACACGTTTGTCGAGACGCTCTATATGTAATTTGAAAAACCGTGAAAAATGTGCAAGTTtactaacaagaaagtgtttcaaATGCCAGCCATTCAAGGCGGTTTGAAAGATTACAGTAAAATCGAAGAACAGCCCTACAACAATTAGCTATGATCGGAAATCACGTCGTTGCAAAAAAATTACTCGCGACCATGACAACAGAAAAACACATGTTGCCTTCAGGTCAAGATGAATACACACCTTTCAAGAGTACTTCACCGTTTCATTTTCGGGCTTAATCACGCTCCTTCTTATTGGCAAATTCGCACACATATGCAACAGAGTGATCTCGACTTCCGTCAGCCGCAACTTTCACGGAAATGTACAAACAGTTAGTGCAAATGTCTTCGACATTAAACACAACTATCTCCTCCAGAGAGGAAAAGGTCACTCGAGTGATGTGTATCTTTGGGTTGTAGTTAAGGACCGAAATTGGGTGAGCTATTGCAAGAAACTTCAGCTCCTTAGCAGACGCTACCTCATACTTAACGACGAACTTCACCATTGCGAAAGCCCACGTGTCCTGTATTTGGATTTGCTGCCGCGATTTAAGTCTTTGTAAAGCAGATCAATTTCAGATCCTTTGGGAACACACTTCTCACGGAGCTCGGGTAGTTTCTGTGTTATGGATGCCGCAGAGATTATCTGGCTGTTAATTAAACTGTGTTCCGTGGATGAGCTTTAACAGAAATCCATTTTTGtcttcaaatgcaaaacaactgTGTGTGTAAAGTGGTCCAAGGTCTCTTACGTCGTCAACTAAATGCAGTAACTGGTGAACGTTTAAAGTGGGGAAACGTGGATGATACAAGTTTGAAAAGGACTTGCAGAAACCGTCAAGGAGTCTATCAGCTTCTAGTAAATCTGCTTCAGTAACCCGTACGAAAATTTGTGGCCTGAGTGAGCGAGATTCGGGCCCGATTCGGGCCATAAAGCTGTTTTTGAGGCAAGAACTGTGCGAGACAAAGCGAGACAACCATTTTGTCGCGCTTGTGCGACTGAGCCAGACATTAGTTTGCTTTGATTATCGCCGATAGTGTGGCGTGAGTGAGCGAGAAAAAGTGAAACCCCAGTTTATTCATTTACGCCGCTGTAACGAGACATTTGTCACGCTGTATTATCGGTGAAACTCAGGCTGCTCACTATTATTTGCTGCATTTCTGTACGTGTAGTCCGTCCCCGGGTAAAAGGTgagcaaaccattttttaccGTGCTGAATTTTGAGCTAAAATACGTATATGGCTGGATATATTTTCCAAGTGGTACATTTAGCGTGCCACCCGCATCCAGAGAGGTAAGTTCAAACATCTTAGCACGTTCAGGAGAAGCAATCTATTATAGCTTCCTCAAAAAAGCATTATCCTGCTTGCCCAAAACGGaggataataattatatatatatttttaatgatAGGAATTGCTTGTCGCTGGACGGAAAACCTTTAAGAGGGAAGAGCAATGTTTGAGTTTTGGCTATCGATAATTAAATATTTGTAACCGCTTTTGGCGCGCGTTTCAGTTTAACTTAAATGTGCATTTCACCAAACATCTGAATACACAGATGCAGAGCATTTTCTTCCCATATAGGACAGTAATCAACCAGAtcaaaacagcatttatttgcTCTAATTAATATTGCTGGAAACAATTTTGTCTTTTataaaatagattttaaacaatgtatgaagatttaaaataaatgagaaaCTAGAAATGACCTCGCTATCTGATCACAGATCACTGTGGAAACCTGGCTACTAACATGCCTACCTTATTATGGACACTTTGAATGACTTCAGTCGCATTTTGTTCTATGCTAAAAGCTGGtacattctttttatttaagttaccttaaactgaaacatttttctGTCTTACATGACTGTCCACACAATGATGACAAGGGTCATGTTTACTGCAGTTGGTTTCAATCGAGGATCGTTCGCTTACttattggcacggaaactaaagatagTATCTTTCGAATAAGGATAAACtcagtctgttaaccctttggttgtaaccactaaaaatgtgatacaagaattattttgtcgatacacatttgttattttgcttccagtatcaaaacaagtccacagTGTCGCCgtaagtcacgcaaacaaaaaacagtGGTACTGTCTAttggggtggggggagtggcaGGCAGGGGATTTTctagtttataatttataatggcACTATTAAAGTAGGCATAGTTTCAATTATGGCctattttgtttctgtttatactGATTTCAATGTTTCTTATAAATAATGCATCAAAGTACCGGGATAGCGCGATGTACCCTCACCTCCTGACAGATGATACTTCATATCCTCATTGTAATAAGCTGAGAAATACGGAGAAACTTACAGAAAATCACTTatgtcttacatgtaaaactattcAGTCCCCTATCAGGCATCATAATAAAATTGACCATCTACGGGCATCCGTTTACTGTTTGCGTGACTTAAGGCtaaattgtggacttgttttgaaactggAAGATGTGTGCTGACAGAAGAATGcgtgtatcacatttttagtggttacaaccaaaaCATGGACTCTTGCTataaccaaagggttaacagacagAGTTTCTCGTTCTCCAAAAGACcctatctttagtttccgtgccaataaatgccacttttttttctgTCGCGCAAGGTCGCACAACATTCAAGCTTCTCATGGCGTTGTGTCTGTTTAAACTTAATCGTGTGGGGAAACAACATACAGCGCCCAAATCTCTGAGTAGCGGTAAGTTTTCCAGGGTTTCTTTCCCGTAATTACCGCTATTAACAAAGGGTTGTAGTTTTCGTACTACGAAATTAAGCTAAGACCAGGTcctaggtcttagttttcgtaacaccTGAAATTATAAACCATAAACTAACGTCACGCCCGTAAAAATGTATTGTTCATTAgcgtgatttttgtttttttatggaCCTGAATCTCGCCCGTTTATCGCTCAGAATATCGTCCAAATGTCAGAGTAGTACAAATGTCCCGCTCCATTCTCGCTCATTTATCGTTCAATTTTTATCGCTCTTGTCAGGCTGATTATCGTCAGGCTCTGTATCGCTCATCAGCGAGACTTTTTATGGCCCGAATCTCGCCCGCGTCTCGCCCAGAATTTTCGTACGGGAATTGATTCTTGTAAGAGAATGAAAATGGCGTTTACGAACAATGTGTAGTGTGAGAAATAGTTATCAGGTAAAAGGCCGTACAATGTAGGAAGTCCGtaaaacagaagaaacgaaCATAATTCAATAGCTTTCCAGTATTTTAAGCGTTCAGAAATCGACCGAGGAAGTCGCTTGACTTCGAAAGTTGGTAAAATTTGATTTAGCCTCTCATCAACAATCTCCACTTTAGAAAA
This window harbors:
- the LOC138049149 gene encoding RAC-gamma serine/threonine-protein kinase-like, yielding MCCRLGGSPDDAKEVMNHQFFHTINWDDIFHKRIKPPFKPVVKSETDVSNFDEDFTNEPVDLSPPEGTLTEIAEEDEANFQQFS